The Primulina eburnea isolate SZY01 chromosome 8, ASM2296580v1, whole genome shotgun sequence genome contains a region encoding:
- the LOC140837793 gene encoding uncharacterized protein produces MSANDSLMDRNFYSAISVLAEAKDIDFKISLAPIVRKVKGSDPEWPRLSWEKARRILIPVYTDGRWFLLKLVTGMNKCIIHDLQRRHDPKFKDLNEDIEPVVINVARLLSIVGNNPHPERPWNIKLHDEFRAKIIHEDSGAFVLAVAGYSLSRSAQVVITLDDRLVSEFRYFLGCNMFLNDW; encoded by the exons ATGTCGGCAAATGATTCGTTGATGGACAGAAATTTCTACAGTGCGATATCAGTTTTGGCCGAAGCTAAAGATATCGATTTCAAAATAAGTCTGGCACCGATTGTGAGAAAAGTCAAAGGTAGTGATCCAGAATGGCCGCGTCTCTCGTGGGAAAAGGCACGAAGAATTCTCATCCCTGTCTACACAGATGGGCGCTGGTTTTTGCTAAAACTCGTGACAGGGATGAATAAATGCATTATACATGACTTGCAGCGAAGGCACGATCCCAAATTCAAAGATCTGAATGAAGACATAGAGCCTGTAGTTATAAACGTTGCTCGTCTGCTATCCATTGTTGGGAACAACCCACACCCCGAGAGGCCATGGAATATAAAACTACATGATGAATTTCGTGCCAAGATTATACA tgaaGATTCGGGAGCATTTGTGTTAGCTGTTGCTGGATACTCTTTGTCCAGGAGTGCGCAAGTAGTAATAACTTTAGATGATAGATTAGTATCTGAGTTTAGATACTTTTTAGGTTGTAATATGTTCCTTAATGATTGGTGA